The Pontibacter korlensis sequence GATGCGCATAACTTCTTTTACAACTATAACCTGCCGGCTATTTACCGCAGCAACAGGTTTATTGTGAAAGACGCCGCTTTTAACACCATCTATGTCCAAAACTTGGAAGCATTGGCCCAACTCTGTGTCCTGGCTGGCGATCAAGATACAGCCGCATATTATCAATCACAGGCTGAAAAAACGGGCAGGAGCATACTCAAGTACATGTACGATGATGCCGATGCTGCTTTCTACGACCTAACCGGGCACAACTACCGAAAGCTGAAGGTTAAAACAGGCACAATCTTTTTCCCGGTGGTACTGCGCCAGGTGCCCGGTGAAGTTGGCAAACGCGTACTGCAGCGGCACCTGCAACAGCGGGATGGCTTTCATGTGCCCTACCCCATCCCGTCGCTGGCTGTGGATGAACCCGCTTTCAATCCTGATGAATCGCTCTACATCTGGCGCGGGCCCACCTGGGTGATGTTCAACTGGTTTATGCACGGGCACCTGCTCGACGTAGGCTACACCCGAGAGGCAGAGGAACTGCTGTTGAGTATAAAGCGGCTCATCACCAAAAGCGGCTTCCGGGAGTACTATAATCCGTTCACCGGCGAGGGCCACGGAGCACATAACTTCACATGGTCTGGCTTGGTGCTGGACATGATCCGGAGGCAACAGAAGGAGGAAAGCGGTGGCCATGGTAAGACAGACATCCCTATTTATAGCGTCCATGACCCTCTTTAGCCCGGTGGCTAATTTCATTCAAGGTTAAAGAATATGCAATAAATGTTGTCGTATTAAAGCAGTGAAATGCTGTTTGTTTCCAGGTTAGCCTGCCGCTTCACAGCTCACCGCCCCGCGATGCGCTCTACCGGGGCACCATAATACGCGGGAACACGCGCAGGTACACCTGCAGGCTTACAGGCAGCTCACCGTAGTATGGGTGCAACTGACTGTCGCCCCTGAACACGCTAGCCTGCGCTCCCAGGTTAAAGTTGACGGTTCCTAGCTCAAACAGTTGCCTGTTAGCTCCCACGGTGAGGGCGTGGATGCCCAGCCGCTCGTCATGCCCGAAAGCCTCATCCTCAAACCCCAGTTCCTCCCCGGACTTCTGTACAAACTCATAACGCCCGTACACCGCGTACCTGTCGCTTTGCAGGTTCGACTCCAGCAGGAAGGAGTGCTCCTTGTGGTGGGCATCTACATAGTTATATCCCCAGTTAAGGGTGGTGGTGAAGAAGCGGTTGTCACCCGGCAGCATGTTCCCGTACAGCACAGAGGCAGTCGTGCGGTAGACATCCTCATCTGGCTCGCCCACCTCCGGGCTCTTGACGTAAGCAGTTGACGCCTGCAGGCTCCAGCTTGGACCCGGGTTATACGTCAGGCGTATTGCGCGGGAGTCGAAGCGGGGTTTGTCGAAGTCGTACCGTTCCTCATCCGGCTCACGGCCTGTGAAGGAGGAGCCTTCCAGCTTAAAATTGCGATAACGGACACCCAGCGTGGCCACTCCAAAGGTGATATGGGTGGCATCCTGCCAGTGGTGGCCCAGCGGCGAGTCGGGATTGTTCAGCGCCGACGGGC is a genomic window containing:
- a CDS encoding amylo-alpha-1,6-glucosidase; this translates as MRTSSREKELNEQGLLPDEEIAAQVRDLLYRNMISGQREGFDYHYTKPSPGTYPYQYFWDTCFHVFILLAMDEVDMAKKHMRSLFQMQTPDGFVGHMSYWKRLWPARITDIFQLRPKDALRVYKPHMSALVQPPLAAQAVLRIYQYAPDQHFLNEMLPRLKSYYNWLRRNRDFEGEGLLSIISPYESGLDWKASFDSVLKYDKGLAGPQLFWKVLQVDAHNFFYNYNLPAIYRSNRFIVKDAAFNTIYVQNLEALAQLCVLAGDQDTAAYYQSQAEKTGRSILKYMYDDADAAFYDLTGHNYRKLKVKTGTIFFPVVLRQVPGEVGKRVLQRHLQQRDGFHVPYPIPSLAVDEPAFNPDESLYIWRGPTWVMFNWFMHGHLLDVGYTREAEELLLSIKRLITKSGFREYYNPFTGEGHGAHNFTWSGLVLDMIRRQQKEESGGHGKTDIPIYSVHDPL